The Microbacterium forte sequence CGAGGAGCTCGTCGATCCGCTTGTAGCACTTGTCGCGGAAGGCCTTGTCTCCGACCGCGAGCACCTCGTCGACGAGCAGGATCGGCTCGTCGAGCTGCGACACCACCGAGAAAGCCAGTCGGACCTTCATACCGTTCGACAGGTGCTTGTACGGGGTGTCCTCGAAGCCCGCCAGCTCTGCGAAGGCGATCATGCCGTCGTAGCGCTCTGCGACCGCTTCCCGAGGCATTCCGTGCAGTCCGGCCATCAATGCGACGTTCTCGCGTACGGTCAGGTCGCCGACGAACCCGCCGGTGATCTCGATCAGCGGAGCGACTCCGCCCTTCACCTTCACCGCACCCTCATCGGGGAGCAGCACCTTCGCGACGAGACGGAGCAGAGTGGACTTGCCCTGGCCGTTGCGCCCGACGACGCCGATCGACTCCCCCTGCTGCACCGTGAACGAGACGTCGCGCAACGCCCAGAACTCTCCGGAGCGCGACCGCCGCGCCGCAGGGGCGAACAGGTCTTTGAAGTTCTGGCGCCCACGGCGGTTGCGGCGGAAGCGGACGCCCAGCCCGCTGGCCTCGATCGCGACGGTCATCCCAACTCCTTCAGCACGGTGCGCTCGAGGGACCGGAACGTCCATACGCCGAGCGCCAGAATGACGAGGGTCATCCCCACGCTGACGAGCAGCGTGAAGAGGTTCCACTGGTCGGGGAAGAACGGCATCCGGTAGAGCATGAAGATCCCGGCGAGTGGATTGAACGCACCGAGAGTCTGAAAGATGCCAGGAAGATCCGTGACGTTGTAGATGATCGGAGTCGCGTAGAACATGGCGCGCAGGATCAGCGCGGTCGTGCGCTCCAGATCGACGAACAGGACGCAGAGCGGAGCGATGAGGAGCCCCAGGCCCACGAGCAGAACGGTCTGCAGGAACACCGCGACGGGAACCCAGAGGATTCCCCAGCCGACCTGGACCGTGTGCGCCGGGTCCTGTTCCACCAGCAGGTTGATGATCACGAATGCCGCGAGCACCGGGAGCGAGAACAGGAACTCGACGCCCTTGCTCAACACGATGCGGTTCACCCAGATCGAGCGAGGGATCGCAGTCGAGCGCACCAGCTTCGCGTCCTTCTTGAATGCGCGAGTGAAATCCGTGACCG is a genomic window containing:
- a CDS encoding ABC transporter ATP-binding protein; translated protein: MTVAIEASGLGVRFRRNRRGRQNFKDLFAPAARRSRSGEFWALRDVSFTVQQGESIGVVGRNGQGKSTLLRLVAKVLLPDEGAVKVKGGVAPLIEITGGFVGDLTVRENVALMAGLHGMPREAVAERYDGMIAFAELAGFEDTPYKHLSNGMKVRLAFSVVSQLDEPILLVDEVLAVGDKAFRDKCYKRIDELLAEGRTLFFVSHSERDLRRFCTRGLYLDKGGLVLDGPIADVLDRYNADYNRG
- a CDS encoding ABC transporter permease — translated: MSHTAAGAPGTPRRYLHSLWLLSARDLKVRYSTSLLGYLWSVLDPLVMSVIYWFVFTQIFNRDVGEDPYIVFLISALLPWVWFNTSVTDFTRAFKKDAKLVRSTAIPRSIWVNRIVLSKGVEFLFSLPVLAAFVIINLLVEQDPAHTVQVGWGILWVPVAVFLQTVLLVGLGLLIAPLCVLFVDLERTTALILRAMFYATPIIYNVTDLPGIFQTLGAFNPLAGIFMLYRMPFFPDQWNLFTLLVSVGMTLVILALGVWTFRSLERTVLKELG